The following proteins are co-located in the Apium graveolens cultivar Ventura chromosome 5, ASM990537v1, whole genome shotgun sequence genome:
- the LOC141662148 gene encoding uncharacterized protein LOC141662148 produces MKLNKNVPKQYKVLYKHVVVFMKATEESIPIPCDSDVFGTEKTIYILHENVKALLEFDMIGQAAISAYMALLQRLIKIERKNDDVVLYGFFDPGATFTLNKSFHSYFVNRLKESSPYRMYFMPHNHNCHWILVVIWDGDIYILNPLPHPTYFDELEKSLTEAMKSYNAQTGRGIKAPQIKNLLGSPKQPGGVECGYVIMRSMKDIIADKELSFTTKWAAKTRKSYSRQELDEVRMEVLEFIQDKM; encoded by the exons ATGAAGCTAAACAAGAATGTGCCAAAGCAGTACAAGGTGTTATACAAACATGTTGTAGTCTTCATGAAAGCCACCGAGGAGTCAATACCGATTCCGTGTGATTCGGACGTGTTTGGGACTGAGAAAACAATTTATATATTGCATGAAAATGTGAAAGCATTGTTGGAGTTCGATATGATTGGCCAAGCTGCAATATCTGCTTATATGGC GCTCTTGCAGAGACTGATTAAGATTGAGAGGAAGAATGATGATGTGGTCTTATATGGATTTTTCGATCCAGGAGCTACATTTACGTTGAACAAATCTTTTCATTCTTATTTTGTTAATCGGTTGAAAGAGAGTAGTCCGTATCGCATGTACTTTATGCCACATAATCATAA ttgccactggattttggttgtaatttgGGATGGCGACATTTATATTCTGAACCCTCTGCCACATCCAACATATTTTGACGAGTTGGAAAAATCATTAACAGA AGCgatgaaatcctacaatgctcaAACTGGAAGGGGAATTAAAGCTCCTCAGATAAAGAATCTTCTT GGATCTCCCAAACAACCAGGAGGGGTTGAATGTGGCTATGTTATAATGCGATCCATGAAAGATATCATTGCTGATAAGGAGCTATCTTTTACTACCAAG TGGGCAGCCAAAACTCGAAAGTCCTACTCAAGGCAGGAGCTGGATGAGGTGCGGATGGAGGTGCTTGAATTTATCCAAGACAAGATGTAA
- the LOC141661255 gene encoding uncharacterized protein LOC141661255, with protein sequence MGVENFLIYAEENYEDRNKIPCPCGRCANFKKFSIKTIRGHIYDNGFCLGYVHWVWYGETSSTGPKSSSASCPPEEQAPDPPPEQASDEASEQDQEHVAVLETVDVCEVAYNSGQYDNDSYQFRRFVADAEQPLYDGSDCTKLESMFKLHNWKSRFGITDSAFTDLLSSVGGVHADATKCPKCRLSRWKLTKKGEERVNLPAKVMWYFPIIPRFKHMFKSPSTVELMCWHAQQRTQDGKMRHQADSPSWKNIDYRWPSFGSEPRNLRLALSVDGVNPHNNSLSNRYSSWPVILVTCNLPPWLCMKRKIMILSIFVPGPHEPGNNINIYLQPMIDDLKKLWKEGEPNVYDAYKKSFFTLKAVLMWTINDFPAYRNLSGCVNKGYKCCPVCGDDTVAKYLTYSRKMCYQGHRRYLPLHNPYRRQKAAFNGQQEFGQPRRTLSGEEVLAEQEQIKFEFGKKMKRAKKVESPWKKKSVFFELEYWKFHHVRHCIDVMHVEKNVCDSLIGTLLNMRHKTKDSAAARRDMMEMGVRPDLAPQVGVKKTYLPPSPFNLSKAKKGLSCHH encoded by the exons ATGGGGGTGGAAAACTTCTTGATATATGCTGAAGAAAATTATGAAGATCGTAACAAAATTCCTTGCCCTTGTGGACGATGcgccaattttaaaaaattctctaTAAAAACAATCAGGGGCCATATCTATGATAATGGCTTTTGTCTAGGTTATGTGCATTGGGTTTGGTACGGGGAGACTTCTTCTACGGGTCCTAAATCTTCAAGTGCTAGTTGTCCACCTGAAGAGCAAGCTCCAGACCCACCTCCTGAGCAAGCCTCTGATGAAGCGTCAGAGCAAGATCAGGAGCATGTCGCTGTTTTGGAAACTGTTGATGTTTGTGAAGTGGCATATAACTCGGGTCAATATGATAATGATTCATATCAGTTTAGGAGGTTCGTAGCCGATGCTGAGCAACCTCTATATGACGGTAGTGACTGTACTAAGTTAGAGTCGATGTTTAAGTTGCATAATTGGAAATCTAGGTTTGGTATTACCGATAGTGCCTTCACTGACCTCCTTTCTTCTGTTGG GGGTGTACATGCTGATGCAACCAAGTGTCCTAAGTGTCGACTTTCTCGGTGGAAGTTGACAAAGAAAGGTGAAGAGAGGGTTAATCTTCCAGCCAAAGTCATGTGGTATTTTCCAATAATACCTAGATTTAAACATATGTTTAAATCTCCTTCCACCGTTGAACTAATGTGTTGGCATGCGCAACAGCGGACACAAGATGGTAAAATGCGACATCAAGCCGACTCTCCATCTTGGAAAAATATAGATTATAGGTGGCCATCCTTTGGTAGTGAACCGAGAAACCTTCGCTTGGCTTTATCGGTGGATGGTGTAAACCCGCATAATAATAGCCTATCTAATAGATATAGTTCCTGGCCAGTCATATTGGTGACTTGCAATCTTCCTCCCTGGTTATGTATGAAAAGAAAAATTATGATATTGTCGATATTTGTCCCTGGCCCGCATGAGCCTGGTAATAACATCAACATCTACTTACAACCGATGATTGATGATTTAAAAAAGCTTTGGAAGGAAGGGGAACCAAATGTGTATGACGCatataaaaaatcatttttcactttaaaagcaGTTTTAATGTGGACGATAAATGACTTCCCTGCTTACAGAAATTTATCTGGCTGCGTTAATAAGGGTTATAAGTGTTGTCCAGTTTGTGGAGATGACACCGTAGCTAAATATTTGACTTATAGTAGGAAAATGTGCTACCAAGGGCATCGCCGATATTTGCCTCTACATAATCCTTATAGAAGGCAGAAGGCTGCTTTTAATGGACAACAAGAGTTTGGGCAGCCGCGTCGAACCCTATCCGGAGAAGAAGTGTTAGCAGAGCAAGAacaaatcaaatttgaatttggGAAGAAAATGAAGAGGGCAAAGAAGGTTGAAAGTCCATGGAAGAAAAAGTCAGTATTTTTCGAGTTAGAATACTGGAAATTTCACCATGTTAGGCACTGTATTGATGTCATGCATGTCGAGAAGAATGTATGTGATAGTCTGATTGGCACATTACTAAATATGCGCCATAAGACAAAGGATAGTGCGGCAGCCCGTCGTGATATGATGGAAATGGGCGTTAGACCTGATTTGGCTCCCCAAGTAGGAGTAAAGAAAACCTATTTGCCTCCTTCTCCCTTTAATTTGTCAAAGGCAAAAAAAGGACTTTCTTGTCATCATTAA